In the Maribacter sp. MJ134 genome, one interval contains:
- a CDS encoding DUF2779 domain-containing protein gives MQLTKTDFIHYLQCPESLWFKKNKPEDYPEAEQSLFLKKLTEEGYEVEAYAAALFENPVDLPEFLSTTKTKEALAQYATVFLQPSFKTETGLYARIDILEKLENDTWHLYEVKSSSKVSRSKNHDHVFDLCFQKNVLEQNGISVVRCSVIHVNSNYLKQGEIKPKEFLAITEVTQEVAEVYSTSTSQINDAIDLLSKEYLELKSCSCLCKTRTNHCDAFSIFNPGVTSPSIYELKRISEKKITNLVIQNALGFKTIPKDFELSTYQKLQLKSFEQGKAIINTEGIQNTLAKLEFPLHFYDYEAYGSAVPRLNGTKPFEQIPFQVSMHTLSENGELTHFEYLADTLEFPSTMIEQMEQFTDKQGTFVSWHASYENSANDRMMEWMPRFKEYLTYINKNTFDLEKLFQKEYVDYRFKGSSSIKKILPVLVPELSYDTLEVKDGTMAMDTWGKIAFNDTNKEEKEQIRQDLLEYCKLDSLAMVEIFNYLKTL, from the coding sequence ATGCAGCTAACTAAGACCGACTTTATTCACTACCTGCAATGCCCAGAGAGCTTGTGGTTCAAGAAAAATAAACCAGAGGACTACCCAGAGGCTGAGCAATCCCTTTTTCTAAAAAAATTAACCGAAGAAGGTTATGAAGTAGAGGCCTACGCTGCAGCATTATTTGAAAATCCTGTTGATCTACCTGAGTTCTTATCAACCACGAAAACCAAAGAAGCATTAGCCCAATATGCTACGGTTTTTTTACAACCCTCTTTTAAAACAGAAACAGGCCTATACGCACGAATAGACATTTTGGAGAAATTAGAAAATGATACTTGGCATTTATATGAGGTAAAATCTTCATCTAAAGTAAGCCGTAGTAAAAACCATGATCACGTTTTTGACCTTTGTTTTCAAAAAAATGTATTAGAACAGAATGGGATATCAGTTGTCAGATGCAGCGTAATACATGTGAATAGCAACTATTTAAAGCAAGGCGAAATTAAGCCTAAAGAGTTTCTTGCAATAACAGAAGTAACTCAAGAAGTTGCAGAAGTTTATTCTACAAGTACATCTCAAATAAACGATGCAATAGACTTACTTTCTAAAGAATATTTAGAGTTGAAAAGCTGTTCTTGTCTTTGCAAGACAAGAACAAACCATTGTGATGCATTTTCGATTTTTAATCCCGGGGTTACAAGCCCTTCAATCTATGAGCTAAAGCGAATTTCAGAAAAAAAGATAACCAATCTAGTGATACAAAACGCACTAGGTTTCAAAACAATTCCCAAAGATTTTGAATTATCTACATATCAAAAACTACAATTAAAATCATTTGAGCAAGGAAAAGCCATAATTAATACAGAAGGAATACAGAATACATTGGCCAAACTTGAGTTTCCTTTGCACTTCTATGATTATGAGGCTTATGGTTCTGCAGTACCCAGACTGAATGGTACCAAACCTTTTGAACAGATTCCTTTTCAAGTAAGTATGCACACCCTATCTGAAAATGGGGAATTGACCCATTTTGAATATCTAGCCGATACTTTAGAGTTTCCATCAACTATGATAGAACAAATGGAACAATTTACGGACAAGCAGGGAACCTTTGTTTCATGGCATGCCTCATACGAAAATAGCGCGAACGACCGTATGATGGAATGGATGCCCAGGTTTAAAGAATATTTAACCTATATCAATAAGAATACCTTTGATTTAGAAAAGCTATTTCAAAAAGAATATGTTGATTATCGTTTTAAAGGGTCATCATCCATTAAAAAGATACTTCCTGTTTTGGTACCAGAATTAAGTTATGATACCCTTGAAGTAAAAGATGGAACCATGGCTATGGATACTTGGGGTAAGATTGCTTTTAATGATACTAACAAAGAAGAAAAAGAGCAAATACGCCAAGACCTTTTGGAATATTGTAAATTAGATTCTTTAGCGATGGTTGAAATTTTCAACTACTTAAAAACTTTATGA
- a CDS encoding DUF5655 domain-containing protein, translating to MNLYQLQKNELKEIKNIPFKLEKDIQKLVENNLSALFGLEFVKSEFQLNGLRVDTLSFDEQSKSFTIIEYKKGKSYSVIDQGYSYLSLLLNNKADFILEYQEQTNKLLKKGDVDWSQSKVIFISPQFTLFQKQSIDFKDLPFELWEIKKYSNNTIVLNQHKSSSQASVKTITSNDDITKQINKEIVVYTEQDHLDKGTDETREIYSQLRDRILDLGEIDMVPTKFYIGFKLNKRVITDLEIQRKQLKVRINLKASTLDDPKGLFRDVSDVGHWGIGDYEAAIKSNDDLDYLMSLIKQSYQFQTK from the coding sequence ATGAATTTGTACCAATTACAAAAGAACGAGCTAAAAGAAATAAAAAATATTCCTTTCAAATTAGAAAAGGACATTCAAAAATTGGTAGAAAACAACCTCTCTGCTCTTTTTGGTTTAGAATTTGTCAAATCAGAATTTCAATTAAATGGTCTTCGAGTAGACACACTAAGCTTCGATGAGCAAAGTAAATCCTTTACCATTATTGAATATAAGAAGGGGAAAAGCTATTCGGTTATTGACCAAGGTTACTCCTACCTATCACTTCTTTTAAACAACAAAGCAGATTTTATTCTCGAGTATCAAGAACAAACCAATAAATTACTAAAGAAGGGAGATGTTGATTGGAGCCAATCTAAGGTTATTTTTATCTCTCCTCAATTTACATTGTTTCAAAAACAAAGCATTGATTTTAAGGATTTACCCTTTGAATTATGGGAAATCAAAAAATATTCTAACAATACAATTGTTCTTAATCAACATAAGTCTTCAAGTCAAGCAAGTGTTAAGACAATCACCTCAAACGATGATATTACCAAACAAATTAATAAAGAAATTGTAGTTTATACTGAACAAGATCATCTTGATAAAGGTACAGATGAAACAAGAGAAATATATTCGCAATTAAGAGACCGTATTCTAGACCTTGGAGAAATTGATATGGTACCTACAAAGTTTTATATCGGATTCAAATTAAATAAGCGGGTCATCACTGATTTGGAAATTCAAAGAAAACAATTAAAAGTAAGAATTAACCTAAAGGCAAGCACATTAGATGACCCAAAAGGTTTATTTAGAGATGTTTCTGATGTTGGTCATTGGGGTATTGGTGATTACGAAGCAGCTATTAAATCAAATGATGATTTAGATTATCTGATGAGCCTTATTAAGCAATCATATCAATTTCAGACAAAGTAA